The Pseudonocardia sp. HH130630-07 DNA window GCCGCCCGGACGCGTCCGCCGTCACGAACTGCCGGACCGCGTCGACGCCGGCGGGACCCCCGCGGGACTCCCGGCGGGCCAGCTCGGCGCTCAGCGCCACGAACGCCGGGTGCGGCAGGTCGTCGGGGGCCTGCGCGTCCTCGCCGCAGTCCATCCGCACCACCAGCTCGCGGACGGCGGGCCGGGACCCGGTGTGCACCGCGATCCCGTCGATGTCGGCGGGAAGCTCCGGCGGCGGGCCGGGCAGCGCCCAGCACAGGCTCAGCTCGATCCGCTCGGGATCGCCGTCGACGGCGTCGAACCGGGTCCAGCCCGGTCCGGTGGGTGGGACGTGTGCCCGGGTCAGCACGGCGAACAACGCGTGGTGGGCGGCGATCGCCCGATCCTCCTCGGCGAGGGCGGCCGCCTCCTGCCCGTCGGCCGGGAGCCGGTGCACGACCGCGGCCGTGTGCGTCGCCGGGACGTCGCGCTCGAAGATCTCCACGGCGCCGTCGAAGCCCTCGACCAGCCGGGCGACGGCCGCGAGTGCGCGGTCCTGCGCCGCGCGTGCGGCGGCGACCTCGCCGCGGAAGTGCTCCAGCGCCGCGGGGACGTCCGCGCCGTCCCGGGTCGCACGGCGCACCGACTCGACCGGCATCCCGGCCGCCCGCAGCGCCTTGACCAGGACGGCGGTGTGCAGCTGCCCACCGCTGTAGCGGCGGTGCCTGCTCACCGGGTCGACGACGGCGGGCACCAGCAGCTCCCGCTCGTCGTAGTGGCGCAGTGCCTTCACCGTGAGCCCGGTGGCGTGGGCGAACTCTCCGATCGTGAGCATGCGACCGAGTGTCCGGCCTCCCCCACGGGGAGGTGCAAGACCGGATCCGCCGGCCGGCGTGGTGTCAGTCCCGCGGGCCCGCCGTCCACGGGAACGCCGCGGCCCGCGACCGGACGCCCTGCGCCGCCCGGGACCGGTTCGGCTCCCCCAGCTCGGCGAGCAGGTCCTCGGACCCGGTGACGAGCCCGGCCAGCACCTCCGGCGTCAGCCAGGACGGGCGCAGCGCGAACAGCAGGTCCTCGGTGGCGGTGTTCCCGCTGGCCCCCGGCGCGAACGGGCAGCCGCCCAGCCCGCCGAGTGCCCCGTCCAGCAGCGTCGCGCCCGACGCGACGGCGGCCAGCCCGTTCGCGACGCCCTGGCCCCAGGTGTCGTGCCCGTGGAACGCCACGCGCCGCCCGTCCGCCGCGTCCGCGACCCGGGCCACGAGCGACCCGACCTCGGACGGGACCGCCTGACCGAGGGTGTCGCAGACGACGACGTCGCAGGACCCGGCGGTGCGGGGATCGGCGACGATCCCGAGCACCCGGTCCGGGTCGACCGGTCCGTCGAACGGGCAGGTGAACGCGGTCGCGAGGCAGAGCTGGATCCGGCCGCCCGCGTCGACGGCGTGGCCGACCGCCTCCGGCATC harbors:
- a CDS encoding MerR family transcriptional regulator, which gives rise to MLTIGEFAHATGLTVKALRHYDERELLVPAVVDPVSRHRRYSGGQLHTAVLVKALRAAGMPVESVRRATRDGADVPAALEHFRGEVAAARAAQDRALAAVARLVEGFDGAVEIFERDVPATHTAAVVHRLPADGQEAAALAEEDRAIAAHHALFAVLTRAHVPPTGPGWTRFDAVDGDPERIELSLCWALPGPPPELPADIDGIAVHTGSRPAVRELVVRMDCGEDAQAPDDLPHPAFVALSAELARRESRGGPAGVDAVRQFVTADASGRLTVELAVPLVA
- a CDS encoding hydroxymethylglutaryl-CoA lyase, producing MDVVLRDVTLRDGLQLTGKPLPTTRKVELVRALLAAGVPELEIGSLARGDLVPPLADTLDVVAALTPGELERCWVWVATPRHVQRAVAAGARNVQYCFSVSDAHNNANIGRDTEVSLAAMPEAVGHAVDAGGRIQLCLATAFTCPFDGPVDPDRVLGIVADPRTAGSCDVVVCDTLGQAVPSEVGSLVARVADAADGRRVAFHGHDTWGQGVANGLAAVASGATLLDGALGGLGGCPFAPGASGNTATEDLLFALRPSWLTPEVLAGLVTGSEDLLAELGEPNRSRAAQGVRSRAAAFPWTAGPRD